Within the Nicotiana tabacum cultivar K326 chromosome 11, ASM71507v2, whole genome shotgun sequence genome, the region GTAATTGTTGAGCCAAGGTTTACACCTGGACAACCTCGTCGTCCAATACTAAATGATAACAAACGTAACTCTGAATCAGTGAAAACTACATCACCACCTTCCTCGCTGATATGGCGCTCTGGCTTGAACTTCATGGGATCATCCCAAACTCTAGGGTTTCGGCCAAGTCCAAGACGACTTAATAACACTACACTCCCTTTTGGGATGAAGTATTCACCAACAACAGAATCCGATACAGACACATGAGGAGCGTTAAAAGCCGTCAAGGGATGTAGTCGAAAGGACTCTTTAATACAAGCTTTGACATAATTTAACCGTGGCAAGTCGGATTCTTGAACCAGTCTATTGCTCCCCATGACATTGTCAATCTCTTCTATGGCCCTTTGCATTATCTTTGGTTGGTTCAACATTTCTTTGATTGTCCATTCGACTGCATATGAGGGATTATCTAACGTTGCAAGCATGAATTCCTGTCAATAtaatcggtaaccaagaaggtcaAACAAAATAATCGtaattgattttctatttttttttttttttttatgtttttctaaAATCAAAtcgaaaaaaaacaaaaaaagcaaGTCTCATTTTCACATAAACTAATAAAATGATGTAATCCAAACGGACAATCGATCTTTTGACTTatgtttcaaaaatattttccaaattctTCTGAAAACTACTCCctcgttccaatttatgtgaacatttTTGCTTTTCAAGATTCAAACTACATACATTTTGAAAGACATTTTTTCATCATATCAACATGGGAAGAATTAAAAGTTATAGTactttttgtataatatttgaatatctaaattttaactttaaataTCGAGTTAATCTAATTCAATTTAGCTTCAAAGGTAAGTTAAATTGACTCTCGAAAAACGAAAAAGTTCAACATAAACTGGAATATAGGGAATAAATCAATAAAAGCCATCGTGTAATGTTGAATTCTAATTAATTTATATGGtcaaaaaaatattgaaattggtTTTAAGCAAGATTCAAGACAGATTTAGCAGTTTCTAACGAAATCTTACTCGTCTATTTTGATTTATATGACGCTATTTGATTGGATACTGAGCTTAAGAAagagatttttgaaacttatgaCTATAAATATGTCATGATATTTATAGCCGCACtaaaagtaaaaatgaaaatcttAAAGTTTATCACGCTGTTCACATGGTTTAAGAGAGTATACTCACAAGGACTTGTGCTTTAATCTCTTTAGCATTCAACATAGGATTCCCATTAGTATCTCTGAGCATGATAAGGACATCAAGGATGTCTTCTTCCACGGTTTTTTTGCCATTCTTCCAAATATGAATCCTCTGGTCAATTTCAAGATCAATGTGTTTTGTTGCTATGGCAAAGGCTTTCTTAATAATTGCCTTGTGACCATCTAAATCAAATCCACTTAACCATGGTAAGTAATCTGAGATACTaaaagaatgaaaatattcaagaaGTGTAAAAATTGCATCAATTTGCTTCTCCTGATCTTCTTGCAATTCTACTAATGGTCCTCCATTTTGTATTATACTTTTTCCAAGTAATCTCTTGCTGAAAATCATATTGTTAATAACATTTGCACAATAGTATCTTGTCACTTTCCTCAAGTTAATAACAAGACGTTTGTTAATGCACTGTTCATAAACGAATCGAAGAATATGGTCAGCTTCTTCATCTCTCTTACGACGAAGCCATTGAAAAGATGTAGCTGAGAGGACATGGGAAGAAAGGATTCTTCTCATTTTCATCCATTGATCACCCATAGGGAGAAAAAGCGAAGTCAAGTAGCCATTGCTAACGAGGTTCGCGGACATGCAAATAGGCCTCGATGAGAAAATCGAGTCTTGATTCTTTAAAAATAGGCAAGCAAGCTCAGGAGAAGTGACAGGAATGACATGAACATTACCAAGACGAATGCAAGCAATTTCAGTATCCATTTCCTCCATTAGTTTGTGTATCCACTCAAATGCTGGCTTCTTGTTTAGTACCATTTGAGGAATGCAACCAACTATTGGCCATGGTTTTGGACCTGGAGGCAATACTGGCTTATTTCTTGTAATACTCAATAATTTGCTTGTTATCTTAAGGATTATGGAAAAGAAAATTTGCCATAGAGTAGTAATATAGCTAAAGAAAGCAGAAaccatttgaaaaaaataaaaaatgtgtgGAAATTTAAAATTTCTGATCATGATTTTAATTTCCTTGTGATTTCTGAAGGCTCAACCTACACTATTTATAGCACTTTCCATAGAAAAGTGTACGATAAGTAAGATTAGTACGTATCTAATATGAAGATTAGTACTAATCCGAAGATAAGGAAAAGTAGTGGAGTagtaatctatatctatatctatctatttatatttatatttatactatattaaaagtacgaaggccctTAGTGAAATATCGTTCGCTTTTTTTATCCCTTAAACATGATTTGACATCGGACAATATTGTCATTTGTCGGATCTCCAAATATTTAGGacattaaaatcaaataaaatttagtttattaaattttttcttatttgcatTAGGTTTAGgcctttaaaatcaattaaaagattttcttattctaacaaaaagaaacaatagaaaacTTATAAAACTTACCTAACGTTATTTAGGTAAACTTGGAAACTTGAACGATTCTAATTTATTGCAACATAAATAATGACAAAAATGAATAGAGTTTCTTTAATTGACTATAAAATTCTAATAATTTATGAATATTAAAGTAGCCGATCTCTTATCTAACATCAGTAAAGCATCCCATTGCAAataacaatagtaaaacatgtaCATGTTTAGgactaaaataatatatttaggtttttaaaattaaataccaCTAACTTTAAATATGATCTTGAGCATCCACTGTTATGATTAAAATACTGTCATTCTTCTTTAGTTTCATCATATTTCTTAATTCATGGGAATTTAAGATTACATATTATTCTATAGATTACTGTCTgtgttttttgttattttttacatatatatatattcaaggtCACAAAAAGATGGTTCTTACTATGAAAGAATGCCCGATAAAGTGCCATAAAAGTTTGATTTTCGTAGCAAAAGATATGACCATCAAAATATGTCACTGGCGGGTAACTTTTTAGAATTTTCATGTATCTTTTTGTAATCTTAGAGGGAgtgaatgtaacgatccgaccgaccgttttgaatattttagccccaatcccctatttatttcctcctctatgtggtattatggttatgtgatttgctgggatgtttggttttggtttcaggtgagtttcagagtaaAATAAGAcatatagtccctaagttggaggtttaagttgaaagaattcaCCGTAATTTAAATTTTACGTAGATGACTCCAGAATGAAGtgttgatggttccaatagttccgtatggtgattttggacttaggatagcgtccggatgttgatttggtggtccgtaggtcgtttcggcgtgaattggcgaaagttagaaagttgaaggtttggaaggttagaAAGTTTGACTGTGAGGGCTTTATTAATATCTAGGTTTAATTCCGAATTCTAAAGTTGGAATAGGTGTGTcatgtcacttatgacttgtgtgcaaaatttacaCTCTattggagttgttttggtatgaatcgacattagttttgAAATTCTATAGTTCATAGTTTCAATATGCTTGAATTCGGATTGAATCCAGAATAATGTTGAACTTAATGCATTGCTGAAGCACTGCTGTTCTGGTGTCATTGTATCTGCGGAGGGTTTAGCCGCAAGTGAGGACACGCAAAAGTGAGAGGCTGCTCGCTGATGCAAGGGGCTTTGGGCCAGGCAGGAATCGCAGATTGCGAGGCTCCTTCTGCATCTTCGAGCTCGTAGGTTTGAGGATTGTGGTCGCACATGCGGAAGATTAAATGCAGGAGCGGTCCCTCTTCTTCGGGATTTTTACCGCATCTGTGATTTTGTTAAGTTTGTCCAAAATCGCACCTCCGGaaaaatcatcgcaggtgcgagaccgcatctgcggaatctTGATAGCATCTGTGGTGTTCGCCTAAGGGTTCAAATGCCCAGAATTCTTCATTTGTGGCATGATTTTTAGCAATTAATTTGTACTCGAGACTTCCAAATTAGTATACAAAATGGACCTCTGACTCTATTTATGTTGAATTTCAGGTACCTAACACACAATTTTCTTTTGGACGATTTGTCGAACACTTTGCAGGAACTTTAAAATCGCCTCTTCTTCACATAAATTGGGTACTCAGATTTCCCACAAATTTATTTCATAGTAAGCAGCACACACTAACCTACTCTCAATCATATTCCTCACCCTAATATTAGCCTAAATCAGAGGGGGTCTTGGGACTAGAGGGACACGGCCATGAAAggccaaagaaaagaagaaggagaacagAGAAGACAAAGGGAGAGAAGAGTAGATGAGAACCAAGTGAAAATACCTGTGTCTTGTGTGAGTGCACTAGAATTCACGAGCAGTGGAGGTTTTGGAGTATGTTAGATATGGAGGAGTTTAGGGTTGGGAGAACAAAAGCAGAAGATACCTGAGGGAAATGAGCAAATTAGATCATTAAGATTCCTcgatttctgcacctgcggatttttaAGCGCTTCTGCGCTTTCACTTATGCGCAAAAGAAATCACACTTGTGGTTTCTACCGCATCTGCATTTATTTATCCTCTTCTACGCAAGTGCACCTGTGCattcccaaaccgcaggtgcgagaactCCTGTGTTTAGCAGTTTGTTTCTGGGCAGCCACTGCCTTGATGCATTCCCAATTCTCAACCTCCTCAATTTAGCTCCAAACAATCTAAGACTTGGCAGATTagttaaaaaataatattctaagctattccaaaaaagaaaatttaaaaaatgactaaaaattttaaaaacgatgggttgcctcccaccaagcaccgcgtttaacgtcgtggcacgacgcaaaacaactttaccacttttctcgccatTTGGACAATATAAATTGGGCACCCAACTTGGAATAAAGCCTATGATCACGAACGGTGGGtggtggtaagtagatgatcaagccaagacttaatttcttcattttgcacttcttggctttcatgtgaggaatgtcattttgccttcttgttccctcaaattgtaaaatgtatggcCTTTGTCTTTCCTCCTTGCAATCCCTCATtgactcgtgtagttcaattcccatttcaccacacaattccaatattgaaaaatgcttggaatgtgataTCAACCCTCCAAATTGTAATTCTTCCCGGATcttgacatcctctttttcctTCGGACTAGAGGCAATCTCAACCAAATTTTTATTTACActggttgactctaattccatatttttcttggcatcactaacactcatggagtcggttggcggatgttcaattcttgattcctcaaagtagagatcactttcttcctcgaaatCGGACTCTTCTTAACTtccttccacactctcaagttggtgggcatagtgagtctcaaccaatattttcatttgatcttccaaagtgcGGATATGTTCATCATTGTGAGTCAAGCTTTGTTTCAAGTCCTGGAGTGCAAAattgtgcttctcctcatttgcaagaatggtctccaacatgagcatcatcttctcattttgagcatttgagagttcttcttagTTTTGATCACGCGCCAAGGAAGGATTTTCAGCTTCAACCTCCAAAAAGGATTCTTGGCTATCATTAACTTCCAAGGCTTTTTGGACATCTAAAGATTCAAGCATTTCTTCCATTTGTAAGTTCAACATTTCAAGTGCCaattcattttggagactattttccaaaatcTCCTCCAAGACAATTTGTTCTTTGTTGCCTCCTTCAATTAGGTACTCTAACATGAGcatgaactctccattttgaccatgctcaacttcttccattttcataggcctatcattttcatcacaaaaagtagaatcatcatagcgggggcttggggaagggaaggaaaAATAATCACAATATTCTCAATGACCATTTTGgcgaccacacttatcacaaatcctccactcatgggtttgagattgtgcacaCAATCCACCCCCGGGAGAATTTTAACAATTTTGCcatgagtgtggtcctccacaataaggacaagagTCATCAAAGAATAAACAACTACCATCCGAtcaattttcattatatgatgccattttttaaaaataataaaataaatacgaaacaaacaaaaaaaatagaccaaggtaaaaaaataataattacgcAAATATttacaagtttggaccaaagcacttacgcttatttctcaaacaacctaaattaccccaaattgttccccggcaacggcaccgattttgatgacgtccaaatccactactaaaaagtaaatggacacggtcgcatgcaatataatttacccaactatgagtcggggtcgaatcccacagagaacaatatataggcgattaggaatataagagaattatcacttgttatgcaatgccaaacacttagaattgatttgagaaaatatctacacctaaatgcggaaatgtaaactaacctagaaagcaagtaaattgatcaatggctacaagtatggatgcatagggaattacactcaattaacgatccaatgtatttcccgattttacaaatatgagtgagtttatgttaattagccacgggtaataattatatattagcttcttccaaagactaacaagacttcccaattgaattattcctaaaataattaagatttTAAGCACACCgggatatggctacaagtagtccaatcctatccctaggtagaatctataaagtgagggttaaagcctcaagttcttgttaattaatcgttcccaaccccaaataatcttttccaaaattagtccggagttaatgggcgagtactagggttagctaatccctttagaaacattaaagaagaagaataattaaagaaataataactcacttcataaaaagataaaaaacattcaatacataagcacaataagttatttaatccacactttaattatgaatataaccataaacaagattcaagtgttggataaaATACTACAGACTTAGATaatcaatacaaagcaaggaaatgaagaaataagtACAACgaagtaagaaattctcaaccaaaagtttcaaatcttcaaaaccaaagtgtgtgtgcaaaccctagcttccaaccTTGTTCTTCTCTAATCTTAGAGACTGAAATAAGCCAAAGATGATGAAAAATATCAGCTAGGTCgagtatttgtgggtttggaattgAGAACATATGGAATGCCTGAACTGTCCACGTCTGATGCCCGTTGACCGCACATGCGGAAGAAttatcgcaggtgcggctccgcatAAGCCTACATCCTACAGCAGAAGTGAAAAATCAAATAACTTCTGGAACCGTAGATGCGGTCTACCAAGGACAGATGTGCAACCCTAGAAGCGGTAATCTAACCGTAGATGCGGTGTCTTGAAAAGTCACTTATCGCAGATGCGGGCCTTTTCACGCAAAAGCggagtcgcttttgcgaccaatCTTCCGCAGATGTGGAATCACAGGGGAGTTTTGCATGGTTTTTACccttttttgctcaattccactccAATTGAAATCAAATCACTTTatggcatcatttacctgaatatctaacaatacacaccataaacgacct harbors:
- the LOC142166596 gene encoding isoleucine N-monooxygenase 2-like — protein: MIRNFKFPHIFYFFQMVSAFFSYITTLWQIFFSIILKITSKLLSITRNKPVLPPGPKPWPIVGCIPQMVLNKKPAFEWIHKLMEEMDTEIACIRLGNVHVIPVTSPELACLFLKNQDSIFSSRPICMSANLVSNGYLTSLFLPMGDQWMKMRRILSSHVLSATSFQWLRRKRDEEADHILRFVYEQCINKRLVINLRKVTRYYCANVINNMIFSKRLLGKSIIQNGGPLVELQEDQEKQIDAIFTLLEYFHSFSISDYLPWLSGFDLDGHKAIIKKAFAIATKHIDLEIDQRIHIWKNGKKTVEEDILDVLIMLRDTNGNPMLNAKEIKAQVLEFMLATLDNPSYAVEWTIKEMLNQPKIMQRAIEEIDNVMGSNRLVQESDLPRLNYVKACIKESFRLHPLTAFNAPHVSVSDSVVGEYFIPKGSVVLLSRLGLGRNPRVWDDPMKFKPERHISEEGGDVVFTDSELRLLSFSIGRRGCPGVNLGSTITTMLLARLLQGFTWSLPLNSPGNDLADDYPECALLCIMPFFAKAKLRLSKDMYP